A window from Acipenser ruthenus chromosome 36, fAciRut3.2 maternal haplotype, whole genome shotgun sequence encodes these proteins:
- the LOC117409825 gene encoding adhesion G protein-coupled receptor E1-like, whose protein sequence is MGQCADIDECNQDPLICGSNAQCTNTAGNYSCSCVTGFTPNTGATWIYNQTLCNDIDECNQDPTICGSNAQCTNTIGNYSCSCDTGFTPNTGATWIHHQTLCQDIDECAPNPMICGPNTICSNTVGHYICTCKTGFIPSPGATWIPNKTQCEDLMKQMATASCPQASSQLCFLSSFTDQLKNGSEIPVEMVASVLGTIVSSDSAWTNQNDEQKSEAAQMILTSAVSLVSALIKPTANVTSKKVKSEKLEIDLMVVGSNTSLNAIPKLEAQGNSMEVDLQGVAKENNKSYAAAVFISYNGMSSLLSASFFVSEHIPEINSEVISATLPEMQLSNLSEPVNFTLKHSKPGSEGNMTCVYWKPIKTWSPEGCKQIQTNETHTVCSCTHLSTFALIMEIEKPQHHEDDGDMLELINLIAVPINLFFLSCAITTFICCQSIQNANNTIHLHLSICLFLAHLLFLTGTSQTKVPVLCAVIAGLLHYLFLASFAWMCLEGVQLYLQVRNLRQVRRSSRQTLRTGYLLLAGYGTPLLIVAVSAALFSDGYMNNEICWLSYEKEFRWSFLGPVALILAVNMILFGAIIWTLQATLSQLNAEVSSLKDSSLLTFKALVQFVILGCSWFLGFFPQVEICRVLFIVLNSQQGTMIFIVYCLLNREVRKEYKKWFCCQRKSSTTYAISSRGRETSVTTLSR, encoded by the exons ATGGGACAGTGTGCAG ATATTGATGAGTGCAATCAAGACCCCCTGATCTGTGGGTCCAATGCACAATGCACCAACACTGCTGGGAATTACAGCTGCTCCTGTGTGACTGGATTCACTCCCAATACTGGAGCCACATGGATttacaatcaaacactgtgcaacG ATATTGATGAGTGCAACCAAGACCCTACAATCTGTGGTTCCAATGCACAATGCACCAACACTATTGGGAATTACAGCTGCTCCTGTGATACTGGATTCACTCCCAATACTGGAGCCACATGGATTCACCATCAAACACTGTGCCAAG ATATTGATGAGTGCGCACCAAACCCAATGATCTGTGGCCCAAATACAATATGCAGCAACACTGTTGGGCATTATATCTGCACCTGTAAAACTGGATTCATCCCTTCTCCTGGAGCCACGTGGATTCCCAATAAAACACAGTGTGAAG ACCTGATGAAACAGATGGCTACCGCAAGTTGCCCACAA gCATCAAGCCAGCTTTGCTTCCTTTCTTCATTTACAGACCAATTAAAAAATGGCTCAGAGATTCCAGTTGAG ATGGTGGCTAGTGTCTTGGGTACAATTGTCAGCAGTGACTCCGCTTGGACAAACCAAAATGATGAGCAGAAGTCTGAAGCAGCTCAGATGATTCTGACCTCTGCAGTGAGTCTGGTATCCGCCTTGATTAAGCCCACTGCTAATGTCACAAGCAAGAAAGTGAAATCAGAAAAACTGG AAATCGACTTGATGGTGGTTGGATCAAACACAAGCCTGAATGCAATCCCGAAATTGGAAGCTCAAGGAAACTCAATGGAAGTTGACCTGCAGGGTGTCGCGAAGGAGAACAATAAAA GTTATGCTGCAGCAGTTTTCATATCATACAATGGAATGAGTTCACTTCTAAGTGCCAGTTTTTTTGTGAGTGAACACATTCCTGAAATTAATTCTGAAGTGATATCGGCCACATTACCTGAAATGCAACTCTCCAACCTCTCTGAGCCTGTTAACTTCACATTAAAGCACTCCAAG CCTGGATCAGAAGGGAACATGACCTGTGTCTACTGGAAACCTATAAAAACCTGGTCTCCAGAAGGCTGTAAACAAATACAGACCAACGAAACACACACAGTCTGCAGCTGCACCCACCTCTCCACCTTTGCATTGATAATGGAGATTGAGAAACCGCAA cACCATGAAGATGACGGCGACATGTTAGAATTGATTAATTTAATTGCAGTGCCGATCAACCTGTTTTTTCTAAGTTGTGCAATTACAACCTTCATATGTTGCCAGTCTATTCAGAATGCCAACAACACCATTCACCTGCACTTGAGCATCTGTCTCTTCCTGGCTCACCTTCTCTTCCTAACTGGGACAAGCCAAACAAAGGTCCCG GTGTTGTGTGCAGTCATAGCTGGGCTCCTACACTACCTCTTCTTGGCCAGTTTTGCCTGGATGTGCCTGGAGGGAGTACAGCTCTACCTGCAGGTGAGAAACCTGAGGCAGGTGAGGCGGAGTAGCAGGCAGACCCTGCGTACAGGATACCTGCTGCTGGCTGGCTACGGCACTCCCCTTCTCATCGTGGCTGTGTCTGCAGCGCTGTTTTCAGATGGATATATGAATAATGAAAT ATGCTGGCTGAGTTATGAGAAGGAATTCCGCTGGAGTTTTCTTGGCCCTGTTGCTCTCATATTGGCA GTTAACATGATTCTCTTCGGTGCAATTATCTGGACTCTGCAAGCGACTCTGTCTCAGCTCAATGCCGAAGTGTCCTCGCTTAAGGACAGCAG CTTGCTGACTTTCAAAGCCCTCGTCCAGTTTGTGATCTTGGGCTGTAGCTGGTTCCTTGGCTTTTTCCCACAAGTTGAAATATGCAGAGTGTTGTTCATCGTCCTCAACTCTCAGCAGGGGACCATGATATTCATTGTGTACTGCTTGCTGAACAGAGAG GTGAGGAAGGAGTACAAGAAATGGTTTTGTTGCCAACGGAAGTCTTCAACAACTTATGCAATTAGCTCAAGG